A stretch of the Streptomyces sp. NBC_01428 genome encodes the following:
- a CDS encoding FHA domain-containing protein produces MGGAWWKLSGGYGRCEDVRVDRCVHSVFVLPHGRVCFGQGESPVKLFAKLFGKSTREGSGDNATARHRAPRQGDAADAQSGDRPLFRDQVGGAGGPGAPSVDPAQSGRIGFGEPSASSSGGGFASDPYASQAPGGQPRQEDPSMSALVCTRCGNRNAENSRFCSNCGAPLRGGAERPSETTSTISISGIEAYDAEVTGQTPSPMLSPEAQAAVDALPLGSALLVVRRGPNSGSRFLLDSDLTTAGRHPQSDIFLDDVTVSRRHVEFRRVADGSFTVADVGSLNGTYVNRERIDQVALSNGDEVQIGKYRLVFYASQRGV; encoded by the coding sequence ATGGGTGGTGCGTGGTGGAAACTGTCTGGTGGATACGGACGTTGTGAGGATGTCCGGGTCGACCGGTGTGTTCATTCAGTGTTCGTCCTGCCCCACGGGCGGGTCTGTTTCGGTCAAGGGGAATCGCCCGTGAAGTTGTTTGCGAAGTTGTTCGGCAAGAGCACGCGAGAGGGCAGCGGTGACAACGCGACGGCCCGCCACCGTGCACCGCGCCAGGGAGACGCGGCGGACGCCCAGAGCGGCGACCGCCCGCTGTTCCGTGACCAGGTCGGCGGTGCCGGTGGTCCCGGCGCGCCGTCTGTTGACCCTGCCCAGTCCGGCCGCATAGGTTTCGGGGAACCGTCAGCCTCAAGCTCGGGTGGAGGGTTCGCCTCCGATCCGTATGCGTCCCAAGCCCCTGGTGGGCAGCCGCGGCAGGAGGATCCGTCCATGTCGGCCCTGGTGTGTACGAGGTGCGGGAACCGGAACGCGGAGAACAGCCGGTTCTGCTCCAACTGCGGTGCCCCGCTGCGGGGCGGCGCGGAGCGCCCCTCCGAGACGACGTCCACGATCTCCATCTCGGGGATCGAGGCCTACGACGCAGAGGTGACGGGCCAGACGCCCTCGCCGATGCTCTCCCCGGAGGCGCAGGCGGCGGTCGACGCGCTGCCGCTCGGCTCGGCGCTCCTGGTGGTGCGCCGCGGCCCGAACTCGGGCAGTCGCTTCCTGCTGGACAGCGACCTGACCACGGCCGGTCGTCATCCGCAGAGCGACATTTTCCTCGACGACGTGACCGTGTCGCGCCGCCATGTGGAATTCCGTCGCGTGGCGGACGGGTCGTTCACCGTCGCCGATGTCGGCAGCCTGAACGGGACGTACGTCAACCGGGAGCGGATCGACCAGGTCGCCCTGTCGAACGGTGACGAGGTGCAGATCGGCAAGTACCGGCTGGTGTTCTACGCGAGCCAGCGGGGCGTCTGA
- a CDS encoding glutamate-cysteine ligase family protein translates to MGEKVVAGPFDLSDRQRHRDKLRQCLTVLERLLEEKRFDRPKNLMGLEIELNLAGPDGMPRMMNAEVLERIASKDFQTELAMFNLEVNIAPHRLDGRVFDRLAEELRTSLAYAHRKASEVDAGIVMIGILPTLGQDDLVSANLSDVDRYALLNDQIVAARGEDFVLDIDGVERLVCRSGSIAPEAACTSVQLHLQVTPGRFADVWNAAQVVAAPQVAVGANSPFLFGHELWRESRPPLFQQSTDTRPPELMEQGVRPRTWFGERWVTSAYDLFEENLRFFPPLLPICDDEDPLEVLNAGGVPKLAELVLHNGTVYRWNRPVYDIADGVPHLRVENRVLPAGPTVTDVVANAAFYYGLVRALAEESRPVWTRLPFEAAAANFDAACKHGIEARLEWPRRGRHSGTTQVDAAHLIRDELLPLAAAGLDAWGIEPADRDLYLGVIEDRCRLRTNGATWQAATFHRALEKGLGRDAALAATTRRYGELMHLGDPVHTWPVGLPKPAPLA, encoded by the coding sequence ATGGGGGAGAAGGTCGTTGCAGGGCCGTTCGACCTGAGCGACCGACAGCGCCACCGCGACAAGCTCCGGCAGTGTCTGACGGTGCTGGAGAGGCTGCTGGAGGAGAAGAGGTTCGACCGGCCGAAGAACCTGATGGGCCTGGAGATCGAATTGAATCTCGCGGGGCCCGACGGCATGCCGCGCATGATGAATGCCGAAGTACTGGAGCGGATTGCGAGCAAGGATTTCCAGACAGAACTCGCCATGTTCAACCTGGAAGTCAACATAGCCCCACACCGCTTGGACGGCCGGGTATTCGACCGGCTCGCCGAGGAGTTGCGCACCTCGCTCGCGTACGCCCATCGAAAGGCGAGCGAGGTCGACGCGGGAATCGTGATGATCGGCATCCTGCCGACGCTCGGACAGGACGACCTGGTCTCCGCGAACCTGTCGGACGTCGACCGGTACGCGCTGCTCAACGACCAGATCGTCGCGGCGCGCGGCGAGGACTTCGTGCTCGACATCGACGGGGTGGAACGCCTCGTGTGCCGCTCGGGATCCATCGCGCCCGAAGCCGCCTGCACCTCCGTGCAGTTGCACCTCCAGGTCACCCCGGGCCGCTTCGCGGACGTGTGGAACGCGGCACAGGTCGTCGCCGCCCCGCAGGTCGCCGTCGGCGCCAACTCGCCCTTCCTGTTCGGTCACGAGCTGTGGCGTGAGTCGCGGCCCCCGCTCTTCCAGCAGTCCACCGACACCCGTCCGCCCGAACTGATGGAGCAGGGGGTCCGGCCCCGGACGTGGTTCGGTGAACGCTGGGTCACCTCCGCGTACGACCTCTTCGAGGAGAACCTGCGGTTCTTCCCGCCGCTGCTGCCCATCTGCGACGACGAGGACCCGCTGGAGGTGCTCAACGCCGGCGGCGTGCCGAAGCTCGCCGAACTCGTGCTGCACAACGGCACGGTGTACCGGTGGAACCGGCCCGTGTACGACATCGCCGACGGCGTTCCGCATCTGCGGGTCGAGAACCGGGTGCTGCCCGCCGGTCCGACCGTCACCGACGTCGTCGCCAACGCCGCGTTCTACTACGGGCTGGTGCGCGCGCTGGCCGAGGAGTCCCGGCCGGTGTGGACGCGGCTTCCCTTCGAGGCCGCCGCCGCCAACTTCGACGCGGCCTGCAAGCACGGCATCGAGGCGCGCCTGGAGTGGCCGCGGCGCGGACGCCACAGCGGCACCACCCAGGTGGACGCCGCGCACCTGATCCGCGACGAGCTGCTCCCGCTGGCAGCCGCCGGCCTGGACGCGTGGGGCATCGAACCCGCCGACCGGGACCTGTACCTGGGCGTGATCGAGGACCGTTGCAGGCTGCGTACGAACGGCGCGACCTGGCAGGCCGCCACCTTCCACCGGGCACTGGAGAAGGGCCTCGGGCGGGACGCCGCCCTGGCCGCGACGACCAGGCGCTACGGCGAACTCATGCACCTCGGGGACCCGGTGCACACCTGGCCGGTCGGGCTGCCGAAGCCGGCTCCGCTGGCGTGA
- a CDS encoding DNA polymerase IV, translating into MRTAPTILHLDMDAFFASAEQASKPSLRGKAVVVGGLGPRGVVSTASYEARVFGVNSAMPMAQARRRAPNAAYLVPRFALYKEVSEQVMGLLRALSPLVEPLSLDEAFVDLEAGGTAWDERSARLAGVKLRADIRAVTGLTGSVGLAASKMLAKIASEQAKPDGLVLIDPGTERELLGPMSVRTLPGVGPATGDHLRRAGITTVEEIAEAGEDELVRLLGKAHGHALFAMALARDDRPVVSDRETKSVSVEDTYDVDIHDRVRVGLEVARLADRCVRRLRGAGLSGRTIVLKVRRYDFSTLTRSETLRGPTDDPGVVQEAAARLLEGVDTTGGVRLLGVGVSGLADYTQEDLFAQAQAQAHAEAVAAAEPSAQEFAEAEPDGPEGGKEPAAERRWSAGHDVRHAEFGHGWVQGSGLGRVTVRFETPYSEPGRVRTFRTDDPRLEPADPLPLVERRPEEPGRTPADVEPGASGAGVPEADPTAPVVSSPGGQVPSGSVDQVSSDPASRPKSRSGGGGGAATSSP; encoded by the coding sequence GTGAGAACCGCGCCCACGATCCTGCATCTCGACATGGATGCCTTCTTCGCCTCGGCGGAGCAGGCGTCCAAGCCGAGTCTGCGCGGGAAGGCCGTCGTCGTGGGCGGCCTCGGGCCCCGCGGGGTCGTCTCCACCGCTTCGTACGAGGCCCGGGTCTTCGGGGTGAACTCGGCGATGCCGATGGCACAGGCGCGCCGCCGGGCGCCGAACGCCGCGTATCTGGTGCCGCGCTTCGCTCTCTACAAAGAGGTCAGCGAGCAGGTGATGGGCCTGCTGCGGGCCCTGTCGCCGCTGGTGGAGCCGCTGAGCCTGGACGAGGCGTTCGTGGACCTGGAAGCGGGCGGAACGGCGTGGGACGAGCGCTCGGCACGGCTGGCCGGGGTGAAGCTGCGGGCGGACATCAGAGCTGTCACGGGGCTCACGGGATCGGTGGGGCTCGCCGCCTCCAAGATGCTGGCCAAGATCGCCTCGGAGCAGGCGAAACCCGACGGTCTGGTGCTGATCGATCCGGGCACCGAGCGCGAGCTGCTGGGGCCGATGTCCGTGCGGACCCTGCCGGGCGTCGGACCGGCGACGGGGGACCACCTGCGGCGGGCCGGGATCACCACGGTCGAGGAGATCGCCGAGGCGGGCGAGGACGAGCTCGTACGGCTGCTGGGGAAGGCCCATGGGCACGCGCTGTTCGCGATGGCGCTGGCGCGCGACGACCGGCCCGTGGTGTCCGACCGGGAGACGAAGTCGGTGTCGGTGGAGGACACGTACGACGTGGACATCCACGACCGGGTCCGGGTGGGCCTCGAGGTGGCGCGGCTCGCGGACCGCTGTGTGCGGCGGCTGCGCGGGGCGGGCCTGTCGGGCCGGACCATCGTGCTGAAGGTGCGCCGGTACGACTTCTCGACGCTGACCCGGTCCGAGACGCTGCGCGGGCCCACGGACGACCCCGGGGTCGTCCAGGAGGCCGCCGCGCGGCTGCTGGAGGGTGTGGACACGACCGGGGGCGTGCGGCTGCTCGGGGTGGGTGTCTCCGGGCTCGCCGACTACACGCAGGAGGACCTGTTCGCACAGGCGCAGGCACAGGCGCACGCGGAGGCCGTTGCCGCGGCGGAGCCGTCGGCGCAGGAGTTCGCGGAGGCGGAGCCGGACGGTCCCGAGGGCGGGAAGGAGCCGGCCGCGGAGCGACGGTGGTCCGCGGGGCACGACGTCCGGCATGCCGAGTTCGGGCACGGGTGGGTGCAGGGGAGCGGTCTGGGGCGGGTCACGGTGCGGTTCGAGACGCCGTACTCGGAGCCGGGCCGGGTGCGGACCTTCCGGACGGACGATCCTCGGCTGGAGCCGGCGGATCCGCTTCCGCTGGTGGAGCGGAGACCGGAGGAGCCGGGGCGGACGCCCGCGGACGTGGAGCCGGGGGCGTCGGGAGCCGGGGTACCGGAGGCCGACCCGACGGCCCCTGTGGTCTCAAGCCCAGGGGGCCAGGTGCCCTCGGGCTCCGTGGATCAGGTGTCCTCGGATCCCGCGAGCCGGCCGAAGTCACGGTCCGGCGGCGGCGGAGGGGCCGCCACGTCGAGTCCGTAG
- a CDS encoding DUF881 domain-containing protein: MSNEDETPENPLRRELPDEVPAAAEGPGPVQPEPVARPSSAGRQRLVSGLWPPRVSRAQLIVAVLLFGLGFGLAVQVASNSDGDSALRGARQEDLVRILDELDNRTQRLEDEKQGLEDQRTELENSSDQAEEARKQTVEKEKQLGILAGTVAAQGPGITLTIDDTKGTVKADMLLDAIQELRAAGAEAIQVNGVRVVAGTYLADSGSGVKVDGNKITQPYRFKVIGKPQDLEPALNIPGGVVQTLEKEQATVTVERSTKIVVDALRPAERPDYARSSSP, translated from the coding sequence ATGAGCAACGAAGACGAGACCCCCGAGAACCCGCTCCGCAGAGAGCTGCCGGACGAGGTCCCCGCCGCCGCGGAGGGCCCCGGTCCCGTGCAGCCGGAGCCGGTCGCCCGTCCGTCGTCCGCCGGTCGGCAGCGGCTGGTCAGCGGACTGTGGCCGCCGCGCGTCTCGCGCGCCCAACTCATCGTCGCCGTGCTGCTGTTCGGCCTCGGCTTCGGCCTGGCCGTCCAGGTGGCCTCCAACAGCGACGGGGACAGTGCCCTGCGTGGGGCCCGCCAGGAGGATCTCGTACGCATCCTCGATGAACTCGACAACCGCACTCAGCGTCTTGAAGACGAGAAGCAGGGACTCGAGGACCAGCGCACCGAGCTGGAGAACAGCTCGGACCAGGCCGAGGAGGCCCGCAAGCAGACGGTCGAGAAGGAGAAGCAACTCGGCATCCTCGCGGGCACCGTGGCCGCCCAGGGCCCCGGCATCACGCTGACGATCGACGACACCAAGGGGACGGTCAAGGCGGACATGCTGCTCGACGCGATCCAGGAGCTGCGCGCCGCGGGCGCGGAGGCGATCCAGGTGAACGGAGTGCGTGTGGTCGCCGGTACCTATCTGGCCGACTCCGGGAGCGGAGTGAAGGTCGACGGGAACAAGATCACCCAGCCGTATCGTTTCAAGGTCATCGGCAAGCCGCAGGATCTGGAGCCGGCGCTGAACATTCCGGGGGGTGTGGTGCAGACGCTGGAGAAGGAGCAGGCCACCGTCACGGTGGAGCGTTCGACGAAGATCGTCGTGGATGCCTTGCGACCGGCGGAGCGGCCTGACTACGCTCGGTCGTCCTCCCCGTGA
- a CDS encoding DUF5999 family protein — MCQHQPPCPSAASADRESARLVAHHPEQGWSLLCNGVLLFEDTGELLPDGRIIAPHRPLGGAAVMTAA, encoded by the coding sequence ATGTGCCAGCACCAGCCACCGTGCCCGTCAGCCGCGTCCGCCGACCGGGAGTCCGCCCGTCTCGTGGCGCATCACCCGGAACAGGGATGGAGCCTGCTGTGCAACGGCGTTCTCCTCTTCGAGGACACCGGTGAGCTCCTGCCGGACGGCCGGATCATCGCCCCGCACCGCCCGCTGGGCGGCGCCGCGGTAATGACCGCTGCCTGA
- the gcvP gene encoding aminomethyl-transferring glycine dehydrogenase yields the protein MTAPRIPLSELEQGIPFEQRHIGPDSEARAKMLAQVGYGSLDELTAAAVPDVIKNAEALKLPAARTEADVLAELRSLADRNQVLGSMIGLGYYGTFTPPVILRNVMENPAWYTAYTPYQPEISQGRLEALLNFQTVVAELTGLPTSGASLLDEGTAAAEAMALSRRMGKNKKGLFLVDADALPQTIAVIQTRAEPTGVEVVVADLAEGIPADLAGREINGVLVQYPGASGAVRDIKPLIEQAHALGAVVTVAADLLALTLLTSPGELDADIAVGTTQRFGVPMGFGGPHAGYMAVREKFARSLPGRLVGVSVDADGHKAYRLALQTREQHIRREKATSNICTAQVLLAVMAGMYAVYHGPDGLRTIARRTHRYATVLAAGLTAGGVEVVHGAYFDTLTVRVPGRAAAVVERARDLGVNVHGADADHVSISCDETTTRAQLAAVWTAFGVEGDVEALDASAQDTLPAALLRTDDYLTHPVFHQHRSETAMLRYLRKLSDRDYALDRGMIPLGSCTMKLNATTEMEPVTWPEFGQMHPFAPAEQAQGYLTLIHELEDQLAEVTGYDKVSLQPNAGSQGELAGLLAVRGYHRANGDDQRTICLIPSSAHGTNAASAVMAGMKVVVVKTADDGEIDVEDLRAKIEQYRDELSVLMITYPSTHGVFEEHVADICAQVHEAGGQVYVDGANLNALVGLAKPGHFGGDVSHLNLHKTFCIPHGGGGPGVGPVGVRAHLAPYLPNHPLQPEAGPETGVGPISAAPWGSAGILPISWSYVRLMGGEGLKRATQVAVLSANYVAKRLEPHYPVLYTGPGGLVAHECIIDLRPLTKATGVSVDDIAKRLIDYGFHAPTMSFPVAGTLMIEPTESEDLGELDRFCDAMIAIRAEIEKVGSGEWAVDDNPLRGAPHTAAALGGDWEHAYSREEAVFPAGVSAADKYWPPVRRIDQAYGDRNLVCSCPPLDAYED from the coding sequence ATGACCGCCCCTCGCATTCCGCTCTCCGAGCTCGAACAGGGAATCCCCTTCGAGCAGCGCCACATCGGGCCCGACTCCGAAGCCCGGGCCAAGATGCTCGCGCAGGTCGGATACGGCTCGCTCGACGAGCTGACGGCCGCCGCGGTGCCGGACGTGATCAAGAACGCCGAGGCCCTGAAGCTGCCGGCCGCGCGCACCGAGGCCGACGTGCTGGCCGAGCTGCGTTCGCTCGCGGACCGCAACCAGGTGCTCGGCTCGATGATCGGCCTCGGTTACTACGGCACGTTCACGCCGCCGGTGATCCTGCGCAACGTCATGGAGAACCCGGCCTGGTACACGGCGTACACGCCGTACCAGCCGGAGATCTCGCAGGGCCGGCTCGAGGCGCTGCTGAACTTCCAGACCGTCGTCGCCGAGCTGACCGGTCTGCCCACCTCGGGCGCCTCGCTGCTCGACGAGGGCACCGCCGCCGCCGAGGCGATGGCGCTGTCCCGCCGCATGGGCAAGAACAAGAAGGGCCTCTTCCTGGTCGACGCGGACGCGCTGCCGCAGACCATCGCGGTCATCCAGACCCGCGCCGAGCCGACCGGCGTCGAGGTCGTCGTCGCCGACCTCGCCGAGGGCATCCCGGCCGACCTGGCCGGGCGCGAGATCAACGGCGTGCTCGTCCAGTACCCGGGTGCCTCCGGTGCCGTACGTGACATCAAGCCGCTCATCGAGCAGGCGCACGCGCTGGGCGCGGTCGTCACCGTCGCCGCCGACCTGCTCGCCCTCACGCTGCTCACCTCGCCCGGCGAGCTCGACGCGGACATCGCCGTCGGCACGACGCAGCGCTTCGGTGTCCCGATGGGCTTCGGCGGACCGCACGCCGGCTACATGGCGGTACGCGAGAAGTTCGCCCGCAGCCTCCCCGGCCGCCTCGTCGGTGTGTCCGTGGACGCCGACGGGCACAAGGCGTACCGCCTCGCCCTCCAGACGCGTGAGCAGCACATCCGTCGCGAGAAGGCGACCAGCAACATCTGCACGGCCCAGGTGCTCCTCGCCGTGATGGCCGGCATGTACGCCGTGTACCACGGCCCCGACGGGCTGCGGACCATCGCGCGCCGCACGCACCGCTACGCCACGGTGCTCGCCGCCGGGCTCACCGCCGGCGGAGTCGAGGTCGTGCACGGCGCGTACTTCGACACGCTCACCGTGCGGGTCCCGGGCCGCGCCGCCGCCGTCGTGGAGCGCGCCCGCGACCTCGGCGTCAACGTCCACGGGGCGGACGCCGACCATGTGTCGATCTCCTGCGACGAGACGACCACGCGCGCGCAGCTCGCCGCCGTGTGGACCGCGTTCGGCGTCGAGGGCGATGTCGAGGCGCTGGACGCGAGCGCGCAGGACACGTTGCCAGCCGCGCTGCTGCGCACCGACGACTACCTCACGCACCCGGTGTTCCACCAGCACCGCTCCGAGACCGCGATGCTGCGCTACCTGCGGAAGCTCTCCGACCGCGACTACGCGCTCGACCGCGGCATGATCCCGCTGGGCTCCTGCACGATGAAGCTCAACGCGACCACGGAGATGGAGCCGGTCACCTGGCCCGAGTTCGGGCAGATGCACCCCTTCGCGCCCGCCGAGCAGGCCCAGGGCTACCTCACGCTCATCCACGAGCTGGAGGACCAGCTCGCCGAGGTCACCGGGTACGACAAGGTGTCGCTGCAGCCCAACGCCGGTTCGCAGGGCGAGCTGGCCGGTCTGCTGGCCGTCCGCGGCTACCACCGCGCCAACGGCGACGACCAGCGCACCATCTGTCTCATCCCGTCCTCCGCCCACGGCACCAACGCCGCGAGCGCCGTGATGGCCGGAATGAAGGTCGTCGTCGTGAAGACGGCCGACGACGGCGAAATCGACGTCGAGGACCTGCGCGCCAAGATCGAGCAGTACCGCGACGAGCTGTCGGTGCTGATGATCACCTACCCCTCGACGCACGGTGTGTTCGAGGAGCACGTCGCCGACATCTGCGCCCAGGTGCACGAGGCCGGCGGCCAGGTCTACGTCGACGGCGCCAACCTGAACGCCCTGGTGGGTCTCGCCAAGCCGGGCCACTTCGGCGGCGACGTCTCGCACCTCAACCTGCACAAGACGTTCTGCATCCCGCACGGCGGCGGCGGTCCCGGCGTCGGCCCGGTCGGCGTGCGCGCGCACCTGGCGCCGTACCTGCCGAACCACCCGCTGCAGCCCGAGGCCGGCCCCGAGACGGGCGTCGGTCCGATCTCCGCCGCGCCGTGGGGTTCCGCGGGCATCCTGCCCATCTCCTGGTCGTACGTCCGGCTGATGGGCGGCGAGGGTCTCAAGCGCGCCACACAGGTGGCCGTGCTGTCCGCGAACTACGTGGCCAAGCGCCTGGAGCCGCACTACCCGGTGCTGTACACCGGCCCCGGCGGACTGGTCGCGCACGAGTGCATCATCGACCTGCGCCCGCTGACCAAGGCGACCGGCGTCAGCGTGGACGACATCGCCAAGCGCCTGATCGACTACGGCTTCCACGCGCCGACGATGTCGTTCCCGGTGGCCGGCACTCTGATGATCGAGCCGACCGAGTCCGAGGACCTCGGCGAGCTGGACCGGTTCTGCGACGCGATGATCGCGATCCGCGCGGAGATCGAGAAGGTCGGCTCCGGCGAGTGGGCCGTCGACGACAACCCGCTGCGGGGGGCGCCGCACACGGCCGCCGCGCTCGGCGGTGACTGGGAGCACGCGTACAGCCGCGAGGAGGCCGTGTTCCCCGCCGGTGTCTCGGCAGCGGACAAGTACTGGCCGCCGGTCCGCCGGATCGACCAGGCCTACGGCGACCGGAACCTCGTCTGCTCCTGCCCGCCGCTGGACGCCTACGAGGACTGA
- a CDS encoding bifunctional nuclease family protein, giving the protein MNELDVVGVRVEMPSNQPIVLLREVGGDRYLPIWIGPGEATAIAFAQQGMAPARPLTHDLFKDVLEAVGQELTEVRITDLREGVFYAELVFASGVEVSARPSDAIALALRTGTPIYGSDGVLDDAGIAIPDEQEDEVEKFREFLDQISPEDFGTNSQ; this is encoded by the coding sequence GTGAACGAGCTCGATGTCGTAGGTGTCCGGGTGGAAATGCCCTCCAACCAACCGATCGTGCTTCTGCGTGAAGTGGGAGGCGACCGCTACCTCCCCATCTGGATCGGACCGGGGGAGGCGACGGCGATCGCCTTCGCCCAGCAGGGCATGGCCCCCGCACGACCGCTGACCCACGACCTGTTCAAGGACGTGCTGGAGGCTGTCGGCCAGGAGCTCACCGAAGTACGGATCACGGACCTTCGTGAGGGTGTGTTCTACGCGGAGCTCGTCTTCGCCAGCGGGGTCGAGGTCAGCGCGCGTCCCTCGGACGCCATAGCGCTCGCCCTGCGCACCGGCACGCCGATCTACGGCAGTGACGGGGTGCTGGACGACGCGGGTATCGCCATCCCGGACGAGCAGGAGGACGAGGTGGAGAAGTTCCGCGAGTTCCTCGACCAGATCTCACCCGAGGACTTCGGCACCAACAGCCAGTGA
- a CDS encoding MerR family transcriptional regulator, with product MRSSGDGTAGGAPGRGLGESGPYPPPSSRLDSSRGQHGGAADHVPRRPAAVSDEGGTVPEEVGYRGPTACAAAGITYRQLDYWARTGLVEPSVRPAYGSGTQRLYSFRDVVVLKIVKRFLDTGVSLQNIRTTVQHLRERGFQDLERMTLMSDGATVYECTSPDEVHALLQGGQGVFGIAVGVVWRDVESALSQLHGERVDTGETLLANNPADELARRRNRAV from the coding sequence GTGAGAAGCAGCGGCGACGGTACGGCTGGGGGTGCTCCCGGACGCGGTCTGGGAGAGAGCGGCCCGTACCCTCCCCCAAGCTCTCGGCTCGACTCGAGCAGGGGGCAGCATGGCGGCGCGGCCGATCACGTTCCGCGGCGGCCGGCGGCAGTGTCCGACGAGGGAGGGACAGTTCCCGAGGAGGTCGGCTACCGGGGACCCACGGCGTGTGCCGCCGCGGGCATCACCTACCGCCAACTGGACTACTGGGCGCGGACCGGTCTGGTCGAGCCCAGCGTGCGTCCGGCCTACGGGTCGGGGACACAGCGGCTCTACAGCTTCCGTGACGTGGTGGTTCTGAAGATCGTCAAGCGATTCCTGGACACCGGGGTGTCGCTGCAGAACATCCGCACCACGGTTCAGCACCTGAGGGAGCGCGGTTTCCAGGACCTGGAGCGCATGACGCTGATGAGCGACGGTGCGACGGTCTACGAGTGCACCTCCCCGGACGAGGTCCACGCCCTGCTGCAGGGCGGCCAGGGCGTCTTCGGCATCGCCGTGGGCGTGGTGTGGCGGGACGTCGAGAGCGCCCTGTCGCAGCTGCACGGGGAGCGGGTGGACACCGGGGAGACGCTCCTCGCCAACAATCCCGCCGACGAGCTGGCTCGCAGACGGAACCGGGCCGTGTGA
- the ftsR gene encoding transcriptional regulator FtsR has translation MLQTPSGGAGSGTAADSGLMSIGAVLSQLRDEFPEVTISKIRFLESEGLVEPRRTPSGYRKFSANDVERLGHVLRMQRDHYLPLKVIREHLDALERGEQVRLPAVGRQRDSGDGEPLGGLYGEPEGPTAARVGRAELLAAAEIGEQELEEWESYGLIGPLPGGVYDAEAVTVAALVVELGRFGIEPRHLRAMKAAAERDAGLVDQVVAPLRRHRNPQTRAHAEARAKELAGLTVKLHAALVQTALGVRLP, from the coding sequence ATGCTTCAAACACCGAGCGGCGGTGCCGGCAGCGGCACCGCCGCGGACAGTGGTCTGATGAGCATCGGCGCGGTGCTGAGCCAGCTGCGCGACGAGTTTCCCGAAGTAACCATCTCCAAGATCAGATTTCTGGAGTCGGAGGGGCTCGTCGAGCCGCGGCGGACCCCTTCGGGGTATCGCAAGTTCAGTGCGAACGACGTCGAGCGCCTCGGTCACGTCCTGCGCATGCAGCGCGACCACTATCTCCCGCTCAAGGTGATCCGCGAGCACCTGGACGCCCTGGAGCGCGGTGAGCAGGTACGTCTGCCCGCGGTGGGACGCCAGCGCGACTCCGGTGACGGAGAACCCCTCGGAGGGCTCTATGGCGAGCCCGAGGGGCCGACGGCGGCCCGAGTGGGCCGTGCGGAGCTGCTGGCCGCCGCGGAGATCGGTGAGCAGGAACTCGAGGAGTGGGAGTCGTACGGCCTGATCGGCCCCCTTCCGGGCGGTGTGTACGACGCCGAGGCGGTGACCGTCGCCGCACTCGTCGTGGAGCTGGGCCGCTTCGGGATCGAACCGCGGCATCTCCGGGCGATGAAGGCGGCGGCGGAGCGCGACGCGGGCCTGGTGGACCAGGTGGTGGCCCCGCTGCGGCGCCACCGCAACCCGCAGACCCGGGCGCACGCGGAGGCCCGGGCGAAGGAGCTGGCGGGGCTCACGGTGAAGCTCCACGCGGCCCTCGTGCAGACCGCGCTGGGCGTGCGACTTCCCTGA
- a CDS encoding PRC-barrel domain-containing protein — protein sequence MQTDIDPRNLIGRKAFDRKGTKIGTIDEVYLDDATGVPEWAAIRTGLFSRDAFVPLEPSEVVEGTLRIPFDRALIKDAPDFGVGRHLSPEQELQLYHHYGLDVAAPPPPPDRDFGRLAGSEDT from the coding sequence GTGCAGACCGACATCGATCCGCGCAACCTGATCGGCCGCAAGGCGTTCGACCGCAAGGGCACCAAGATCGGCACCATCGACGAGGTCTACCTCGACGACGCGACCGGGGTACCGGAATGGGCGGCCATACGCACCGGCCTGTTCAGCCGGGACGCGTTCGTCCCCCTGGAGCCCAGTGAGGTCGTCGAGGGGACCTTGCGCATCCCCTTCGACCGGGCCCTGATCAAGGACGCCCCCGACTTCGGCGTCGGCCGGCACCTCTCCCCCGAGCAGGAACTGCAGCTCTACCACCACTACGGACTCGACGTGGCGGCCCCTCCGCCGCCGCCGGACCGTGACTTCGGCCGGCTCGCGGGATCCGAGGACACCTGA